Part of the Imperialibacter roseus genome, CTTCGCTTGCAGCGTCCGCTTCATGTCATGCTTGGTTGTGAGGAGCTTGGTGAGCGTGAGTGAGGTACTGCTCAGTTCAGTCAGCGAAAATATTCCCCCAAAGTTAAGCTTGTCCTGATCGGCCTTGTCGTCAAACGTATGCTCGATATACTTGTCGTCGATCACTTTCCAGCTGCCGAAGGATCCATTGTAGAAAAACTTTCCGTTGGGATAATAGCTCAGCGAAACATTCATTGGCGAGGGAAGTGTGTGGCCTTTGTTCTCGGTGGCATCTTCAAATACCCTCCAGTAGCCACCGGTCAAAGTAGCTAAAGCCTGATCGTTGAGCATGATGGCGTCAGGGTTACTGAGTTTGAAGCTCTTAGGCTGTGCGATAGCGGAAGTCAACAAAAGATAACAGGCGGCAGAGAAAAAATACTTTACAGCTTTCATGACATAGCGGGTAAGTTGCAAAAATGCCAATGCTAACGGTTCGTCCGACAGGTGGCTTTCATGTAACTAAAATAAACATTCTTTGCGCTCGGGGTTCATTTTTCTTGCAAAATCTAACCAGCGCAGTGACTGGTGAAGACACCGACGCTGTCAGGAAGAAATAGAAATGCAGACAAGTTAATGTGCGGCGAAGCATACAAGTACATGTAAAAGAACACCAATGCCAGTATTGGAATGTTTTTCAAGCTGTGGTTTAATTTACGGTAATCACCACATTTCCCTTTTTGCCAGCCAAAGACCATTGAAACGCTCCATTTTCTGCAAATCGTGAACAAGGAAAATAATTCCGACAATTAGTTCCTATCATTTTCGTGTTTCGGGTTTGTCTCCTACATTTGCTATTATTTGTAATAAGTCTAAATAATAATAAGACAAATAAAGGATGACGAGACTGGTACTTGTATGGATGTTAGCTTGTTGCACACAGGCCGTGTGGGGCCAGGCTTTCGAAGGTCATGCCACCATCACAGGGAAGGTCACCTCTGCGTCGGGTGAAGAGATGGCAGGAGCCAGTGTGTTATTGAAAGGTACCACCACGGGAACTGTGACAAGTGTGGGTGGCAGTTTCGAAATCGCCCACATTGCAGCCGGATCTTATGTGCTTCAGGCTCATCTGCTGGGGTTTGAGGGGTTTGAGAAAGAGGTGAGATTGGCGGCTGGTCAACGTTTGAGGATTGATATCACGCTTGAGGAGGCCAGCTATGAGCTTGACAATTTGGAAATAGTGGGCAAATCGGAAAGCACCGAGGTTCGTGAGCTGCCCTATGCCGTGTCGGTAATAAATACGAAAAATTTATACAACAGCACTTCCAATGCCAAAGAGGTGCTCAACCGTGTGCCTGGTGTGAGGGCCAGGGAAGACGGCGGCGTTGGCTCCAACCTGAGCTTTACGCTCAACGGCTTTTCCGGTGATCAGGTGAAGTTCTTCCTGGACGGCATCCCTATGGACAACTATGGGTCGTCACTCAGCCTCAACAATATTCCCGTCAACACCATAGAGCGCATAGAGGTTTACAAAGGCGTGGTGCCGGTGTGGCTGGGTACCGATGCCCTTGGTGGTGCAGTGAACATTGTATCGAACAAGCGCCACAACTTTATTGATGCTTCCTATTCTCTGGGGTCGTTCAATACGCATTTGGTGTCGCTGAATGGCGCTTATACGCACCCACAAAATGGATTTACCGTAAGGGCAAATGCCAATGTCAACTACTCCGACAACAGCTACCGGGTGTGGGTGCCGGTAAAGGAGGGGAACAACATTGTGGATTCGGCTAATGTGAGAAGGTTCCACGACCAGTACCGCTCGGGTGTGGTGAAGCTGGAAGCTGGGGTCGTCAATAAGCCCTATGCCGACAACCTGCTGCTGGGGCTGATGGTATCGGGCAACGACAAGGAAGTGCAGACGGGCGCCACGATGAACAGCGTGTATGGAGGGATCTTGAGAAACAGCCAATCGGTTATTCCCTCGCTGAAATACAACAAGGAAAACCTGCTGGTAAAAGGATTTAACCTAAGCTTGAATAGCGCTTTTAATGCGACAAAAAGCCAGGTGATTGACACTTTGAGAGGAGTAACTTACAATTGGCTGGGCGACACCACCTATACTCCCAATTCCAACGATGGCGAGTTGTCACGGACTTTTACCACGCTGACCGACGGTGAGTTCAACAGTCAGGTCAACGCCGGTTATATCATCAATACCCAACATTCACTGGCCTTTAACCATTCTTTTTCTCACTTCGAAAGAGAGGTGTTTGACAGAGAAAACCCTGACAGAATCGAAAATCGGTTTCCTAAGGCCATCAACAAGCAGGTGATGGGACTGGCTTACAAATTCGACGCCAGCGAAAAGTGGAGCACCACCGTGTTTGGCAAGTTTTACCTGCTGAAAGCTGCCACGAGTAAGCAGTTCGACTTTGGGCTGCCGACCCAGCGGACGGAGGCTACTGAAAGTAGAAAACAAAACCTGGGTTATGGACTGGCCAGTACTTATTTCTTATTGCCCAAACTTCAGATGAAAGTTTCCTACGAACACACCTACCGCATGCCCTGGGCAACTGAGATTTTTGGAGA contains:
- a CDS encoding TonB-dependent receptor; this translates as MTRLVLVWMLACCTQAVWGQAFEGHATITGKVTSASGEEMAGASVLLKGTTTGTVTSVGGSFEIAHIAAGSYVLQAHLLGFEGFEKEVRLAAGQRLRIDITLEEASYELDNLEIVGKSESTEVRELPYAVSVINTKNLYNSTSNAKEVLNRVPGVRAREDGGVGSNLSFTLNGFSGDQVKFFLDGIPMDNYGSSLSLNNIPVNTIERIEVYKGVVPVWLGTDALGGAVNIVSNKRHNFIDASYSLGSFNTHLVSLNGAYTHPQNGFTVRANANVNYSDNSYRVWVPVKEGNNIVDSANVRRFHDQYRSGVVKLEAGVVNKPYADNLLLGLMVSGNDKEVQTGATMNSVYGGILRNSQSVIPSLKYNKENLLVKGFNLSLNSAFNATKSQVIDTLRGVTYNWLGDTTYTPNSNDGELSRTFTTLTDGEFNSQVNAGYIINTQHSLAFNHSFSHFEREVFDRENPDRIENRFPKAINKQVMGLAYKFDASEKWSTTVFGKFYLLKAATSKQFDFGLPTQRTEATESRKQNLGYGLASTYFLLPKLQMKVSYEHTYRMPWATEIFGDGLFVQPNPDLGPEQSDNLNLGAAYQFTLKRHNQLTLESSFVYRESKDLIYQVVRVASPETYYENLAQTKVVGMEGSVSYQWKKLLRVGGNVTFQDITDQADSVYNESYTNTGYQRNFQKGYRLPNTPYFFGHAFAGLTFQNVAGKGSSLNANYYFNFVQKYFLSWAELGSRDTKKVIPQQASHDVELSLSLRESKYNISLECRNLANARLYDKYYLQKPGRAFYLKLRYTL